A stretch of DNA from bacterium:
GGCGTACCAGTACTCGCGAAGATCTTCCACTAGCCTGGGGGAGAGCATGACGTAACGATCCTTCTCGCCCTTGCCGTGGACCAGGATGCGCATCGCTTCGCTGTCGATATCCCGGCACTTTATGTGAGTTAGCTCGCTGATCCTCAGCCCCGCAGAGTACGCAGTCATAATCATCATTCGATGTTTCATATTGGCAACTTCGGCAAGGATCCTGAAGATTTCATCGAGGGAGAGGGCGACCGGAAGCTTTCGGCGTTGTTTATGGCATCGAAAAAGACCCGTGTCCCAGGGCTTGTGAATGACCTGGGTAAACAGAAACCGGATGGCAAACAGGGTCTGATTGATCGTGGAGCCCGAGAGCCTCTTCACGTCCTTCAGATGAACGAGGTATTGATGGGCGAGCTCCTGCTTGATCTGATCGACAGGATAGGGAGAGAAGTGCAAGAATCCTCTGGCGCGGCAGAGGTACGCCTGCACCGTTTTC
This window harbors:
- a CDS encoding tyrosine-type recombinase/integrase is translated as MRKVLTRIADVLKRMGEMLRIRGYSPKTVQAYLCRARGFLHFSPYPVDQIKQELAHQYLVHLKDVKRLSGSTINQTLFAIRFLFTQVIHKPWDTGLFRCHKQRRKLPVALSLDEIFRILAEVANMKHRMMIMTAYSAGLRISELTHIKCRDIDSEAMRILVHGKGEKDRYVMLSPRLVEDLREYWYAYRPGVWLFPGQDRSQPIGPKTVQRVFKRARDAAGVDKPATPHSLRHSFAVHLLEAGVNLKYIQELLGHSSIQSTLIYLKLAPECAKAVRSPLDQLPPLPPTRQR